A stretch of the Corynebacterium maris DSM 45190 genome encodes the following:
- the dprA gene encoding DNA-processing protein DprA, with protein MSVTRQAWAYLNRVVEGPSRALQAHLQAGRDAEELARGIRARASWLGPLGPETEARHAWQRSEEDLAAAALVGGRLVTPDDAEWPADALDHAFGFAATGLSEHLRTYQSDAVAPHGLWVRGPALTGAFAQAVGVVGTRATSAYGRKVTADLVRGLAPAQWTILSGGALGVDAVAHETALSVGGRTVVVAACGLDQTYPKTHRDLFARIVDSDGAVITEYPPGTTPQRHRFLTRNRLVAALSAGTVVIEAGWRSGALNTLSWAEALGRIPMAVPGPVTSAASSGCHARLREHRAQLVTSADDIRALLEALGSVDAESQYELAFAPDQIQQLSRNELRVYDALPLRGGADADRIATAAGLPLPLTIHLLLDLERRGMLIREGNDWRRAGLG; from the coding sequence ATGAGCGTCACCCGACAGGCGTGGGCGTATCTCAACCGGGTGGTGGAAGGCCCCAGCCGGGCGCTGCAGGCACACCTGCAGGCGGGACGCGACGCCGAGGAACTCGCCCGGGGCATACGCGCGCGGGCCTCGTGGCTGGGGCCGTTAGGCCCGGAGACCGAAGCCCGCCACGCTTGGCAGCGCTCCGAGGAAGACCTCGCCGCCGCAGCGCTGGTCGGTGGCCGACTGGTCACCCCGGACGACGCCGAATGGCCGGCAGACGCGCTCGACCACGCCTTCGGCTTCGCCGCCACCGGCTTAAGCGAGCATCTGCGCACCTACCAGTCCGATGCAGTGGCCCCGCACGGGTTATGGGTGCGCGGCCCGGCGCTCACCGGGGCGTTCGCCCAGGCGGTCGGCGTAGTCGGCACCCGGGCAACCAGCGCCTACGGCAGAAAAGTCACGGCCGACCTCGTCCGCGGACTCGCCCCCGCCCAATGGACGATCCTCTCCGGCGGGGCCCTGGGCGTGGACGCCGTCGCCCACGAGACCGCGCTGTCCGTCGGCGGACGCACCGTCGTCGTCGCCGCCTGCGGCCTGGATCAGACCTACCCGAAGACACACCGCGATCTGTTCGCCCGCATCGTGGATTCCGACGGCGCCGTGATCACCGAATATCCGCCAGGCACCACCCCGCAACGCCACCGCTTCCTCACCCGCAACCGACTGGTCGCAGCACTGAGCGCCGGCACCGTGGTCATCGAAGCCGGGTGGCGCTCCGGCGCCTTGAACACCCTCAGCTGGGCCGAAGCCCTCGGCAGAATCCCCATGGCGGTGCCCGGGCCCGTGACCAGCGCTGCCTCCTCCGGCTGCCACGCCCGACTCCGAGAACACCGCGCCCAGCTGGTCACCAGCGCCGACGACATCCGGGCCTTGCTCGAGGCCCTCGGCTCCGTGGACGCCGAATCCCAATACGAACTCGCCTTCGCCCCGGACCAGATCCAGCAGCTCTCCCGCAACGAACTCCGCGTCTACGACGCGCTGCCGCTGCGAGGCGGCGCCGACGCCGACCGCATCGCCACCGCCGCGGGCCTGCCGCTGCCGTTGACGATCCACCTCCTGCTGGATCTGGAACGCCGCGGCATGCTCATCCGGGAGGGAAACGACTGGCGGCGCGCCGGGTTAGGATAG
- the tsf gene encoding translation elongation factor Ts codes for MANYTAADVKKLREMTGSGMMDCKKALEETGGDFDKAVEVLRVQGAKDVGKRADRNALEGLIAVSGNTMVEVNSETDFVAKNADFVEFAAKVAEAAAAAKANTPEELKAATLDGQSVEDAVTDMSARSGEKLEARRAVTVEGENITSYLHQRSADLPPAVGVLVAYNGSGEEAAQGAHQVALQIAALKAQYLTREDVPAEVLEKERSVAEQITREEGKPEQAIPKIVEGRLNGFYKDVVLLEQASVSDSKKTVKQVADEAGVEITRFERFEVGQ; via the coding sequence ATGGCGAACTACACTGCTGCAGACGTCAAGAAGCTGCGCGAGATGACCGGCTCCGGCATGATGGACTGCAAGAAGGCTCTCGAGGAAACCGGCGGCGACTTCGACAAGGCCGTCGAGGTTCTGCGTGTGCAGGGCGCCAAGGACGTCGGCAAGCGTGCCGACCGTAACGCCCTGGAGGGCCTGATCGCCGTCTCCGGCAACACCATGGTCGAGGTCAACTCCGAGACCGACTTCGTGGCCAAGAACGCCGACTTCGTCGAGTTCGCCGCCAAGGTCGCCGAGGCCGCCGCCGCCGCCAAGGCCAACACCCCGGAGGAGCTCAAGGCAGCCACCCTCGACGGCCAGTCCGTCGAAGACGCCGTCACCGACATGTCCGCCCGTTCCGGCGAGAAGCTCGAGGCACGTCGCGCCGTCACCGTCGAAGGCGAGAACATCACCTCCTACCTGCACCAGCGTTCCGCTGACCTGCCGCCGGCCGTCGGCGTGCTCGTCGCCTACAACGGCTCCGGCGAGGAAGCCGCCCAGGGCGCGCACCAGGTCGCTCTGCAGATCGCCGCACTCAAGGCCCAGTACCTCACCCGTGAGGACGTCCCGGCCGAGGTCCTGGAGAAGGAGCGCTCCGTCGCCGAGCAGATCACTCGCGAAGAGGGCAAGCCGGAGCAGGCCATCCCGAAGATCGTGGAAGGCCGCCTGAACGGCTTCTACAAGGACGTCGTCCTGCTGGAGCAGGCCTCCGTGTCCGACTCCAAGAAGACCGTCAAGCAGGTCGCCGACGAAGCCGGCGTGGAGATCACCCGCTTCGAGCGTTTCGAGGTCGGCCAGTAG
- the rlmN gene encoding 23S rRNA (adenine(2503)-C(2))-methyltransferase RlmN, with the protein MAEPVKLQFIAPKRGMPRKHFADLTHQQRVDALAELGLPKFRVNQIAKHYYGRFEADPSTMTDLPEDKRALVAEKLFPVLMDPIRVKETDDGATSKSLWRLNDGTLLESVLMRYADRTTLCISSQAGCGMNCPFCATGQGGLDRNLSTGEIVEQVRHAAATMEAEGGRLSNIVFMGMGEPLANYKRVLSAVRQITSPAPDGFGISARNVTVSTVGLAPQVRLLADEGIPVTLAVSLHTPDDELRDELVPINNRFSVDDILDAAVYFADKTGRRISIEYALIRDINDHDFRADMLGRKLYEALGHRVHVNLIPLNPTPGSKWDAAPKERQDEFVRRVRAQGVTCTVRDTKGQEIAAACGQLAAEEQ; encoded by the coding sequence ATGGCTGAACCAGTAAAATTGCAATTCATTGCACCGAAGCGCGGCATGCCGCGCAAGCATTTCGCCGACCTGACCCACCAGCAGCGCGTCGACGCGCTCGCGGAGCTCGGCCTGCCCAAATTCCGCGTCAACCAGATCGCCAAGCACTACTACGGGCGCTTTGAGGCTGACCCGTCTACGATGACCGACCTGCCGGAGGACAAACGCGCACTCGTCGCGGAGAAGCTGTTTCCGGTGCTCATGGATCCGATCCGTGTCAAGGAGACTGACGACGGGGCCACCTCGAAGTCGCTGTGGCGGCTCAACGACGGCACCCTGCTGGAGTCGGTGCTCATGCGCTACGCCGACCGCACGACGCTGTGCATCTCCTCCCAGGCGGGCTGCGGCATGAACTGCCCGTTCTGCGCCACCGGCCAGGGCGGGTTGGACCGCAACCTCTCCACCGGCGAGATCGTCGAGCAGGTGCGCCACGCCGCCGCCACCATGGAGGCCGAGGGCGGACGCCTGTCCAACATCGTGTTCATGGGCATGGGGGAGCCGCTGGCCAACTACAAGCGGGTGCTGTCCGCAGTCCGCCAGATCACCAGCCCGGCCCCGGACGGCTTCGGCATTTCCGCGCGCAACGTCACCGTCTCGACGGTGGGGCTGGCCCCGCAGGTGCGTCTGCTCGCCGACGAAGGGATTCCGGTCACGCTGGCCGTTTCCCTGCACACGCCGGACGACGAGCTCCGTGATGAGCTCGTGCCCATCAACAATCGTTTCTCGGTGGACGACATCCTGGACGCCGCCGTCTACTTCGCGGACAAGACGGGGCGCCGCATCTCCATCGAGTACGCCCTGATCCGCGACATCAACGACCATGACTTCCGCGCAGACATGCTGGGCAGGAAGCTCTACGAGGCATTGGGCCACCGGGTGCACGTGAACCTGATCCCGTTGAACCCCACCCCGGGATCCAAGTGGGACGCCGCGCCGAAGGAACGCCAGGACGAGTTCGTCCGCCGTGTCCGCGCCCAGGGGGTCACCTGCACCGTCCGCGACACCAAGGGTCAGGAGATCGCCGCCGCCTGCGGCCAGCTCGCAGCTGAAGAGCAGTAG
- a CDS encoding LapA family protein, whose amino-acid sequence MERRDYQPHSADRSEHGPSDGFDSTNPSAEYTPDAMPAEVAPASAEIDVPPEPPAQPERDNVPRDGAPRGSLAGGAWVALILGALLLILLLVFILQNQQQVEMNLFAWSWNFPAGVAYLFAAITGALITALVGGWRIFELRRQAKKAAKYR is encoded by the coding sequence ATGGAACGACGTGACTATCAGCCCCACAGCGCCGACCGGTCCGAACATGGCCCGAGCGACGGCTTTGATTCGACCAACCCTTCGGCGGAATACACCCCGGACGCCATGCCCGCTGAAGTGGCCCCCGCCTCCGCCGAGATCGACGTGCCTCCGGAGCCTCCTGCGCAACCGGAGCGGGACAACGTACCCCGCGACGGCGCGCCCCGCGGGTCCCTCGCCGGGGGCGCGTGGGTGGCGTTGATTCTGGGGGCGCTGCTGTTGATCCTGCTGCTGGTGTTCATCCTGCAGAATCAGCAACAGGTCGAGATGAACCTGTTTGCCTGGTCCTGGAACTTCCCGGCGGGCGTGGCCTACCTGTTCGCCGCGATCACCGGTGCTTTGATCACCGCGCTCGTCGGCGGCTGGCGCATATTCGAGCTGCGTCGGCAGGCGAAAAAGGCCGCGAAGTACAGGTAG
- the frr gene encoding ribosome recycling factor: MIKDILDDAATSMAASVDHTREELVTIRTGRANPAMFNSLVAEFYGQLTPIPQMASISVPEPRMLLIKPYDPSSMSEIENAIRNSDLGVNPTNDGQVLRVTIPQLTEERRKDMVKLAKSKGEDGKIAVRNIRRKGMDSLKKLQKDGDAGEDEVNAGEKDLDKVTNDYVSRIDDLVASKEEELMEV; the protein is encoded by the coding sequence ATGATCAAGGACATTCTGGACGATGCGGCCACGAGCATGGCCGCCTCCGTGGACCACACCCGTGAAGAGCTCGTCACCATTCGCACCGGCCGCGCGAACCCGGCCATGTTCAACAGCCTCGTCGCCGAGTTTTACGGCCAGCTGACCCCGATTCCGCAGATGGCGTCGATTTCTGTGCCGGAGCCGCGCATGCTGCTGATCAAGCCTTACGACCCCTCCTCGATGAGCGAGATCGAAAACGCGATCCGCAACTCCGACCTCGGCGTCAACCCGACCAACGACGGCCAGGTTCTGCGTGTGACCATCCCGCAGCTGACCGAGGAACGCCGCAAGGACATGGTCAAGCTGGCCAAGAGCAAGGGCGAGGACGGCAAGATCGCCGTGCGCAACATCCGCCGCAAGGGCATGGATTCCCTGAAGAAGCTCCAGAAGGACGGCGACGCCGGCGAGGACGAGGTCAACGCAGGGGAGAAGGACCTGGACAAGGTCACCAACGACTACGTCTCCCGCATCGACGACCTCGTCGCCTCCAAGGAAGAGGAGCTGATGGAGGTCTAG
- a CDS encoding DUF5808 domain-containing protein, translating into MKESSAGQAARRRRATDLTGDAGNYRWKIFYANPEDEAFFVPMRYGGGMDFNYARWPGKLMVAPVMIGLGWILLSRFL; encoded by the coding sequence GTGAAGGAATCGTCGGCTGGCCAGGCGGCGCGCCGGAGGCGGGCCACAGATCTGACCGGGGACGCCGGAAATTACCGGTGGAAGATCTTTTATGCCAACCCGGAGGACGAGGCGTTCTTCGTGCCCATGCGCTACGGCGGCGGGATGGACTTCAACTATGCGCGGTGGCCGGGCAAGCTCATGGTCGCCCCAGTCATGATTGGGCTGGGGTGGATTCTGTTGTCCCGGTTCTTGTGA
- the pyrH gene encoding UMP kinase, translated as MLKLGGEMFGGGTVGIDPDVVENVAKQIAEVARTGTEIAVVIGGGNFFRGAELQQRGMDRARSDYMGMLGTVMNSLALQDFLLQEGIECRVQTAVNMAQIAEPYLPLRASRHLEKGRVVIFGAGMGMPYFSTDTTAAQRALEINCDVLFLAKAVDGVYDSDPRVNPDAQLHKEITHREVIEKGLKVADATAFSLCMDNDMPILVFNLLTEGNIARAVRGEKLGTLVA; from the coding sequence ATGCTCAAACTCGGGGGTGAGATGTTCGGCGGGGGCACCGTGGGCATCGACCCGGACGTCGTGGAAAACGTCGCCAAGCAGATCGCGGAGGTCGCCCGCACCGGCACCGAAATCGCCGTGGTCATCGGCGGCGGCAACTTCTTCCGCGGCGCCGAACTGCAGCAGCGCGGCATGGATCGCGCCCGCTCCGACTACATGGGCATGCTCGGCACCGTCATGAACTCCCTCGCGCTGCAGGACTTCCTGCTGCAGGAGGGCATCGAATGCCGCGTCCAGACCGCCGTCAACATGGCCCAGATCGCCGAGCCCTACCTGCCGCTGCGCGCCTCGCGTCACCTGGAGAAGGGGCGCGTGGTCATCTTCGGCGCGGGCATGGGCATGCCGTATTTCTCCACGGACACCACCGCCGCCCAGCGCGCCCTGGAGATCAACTGCGACGTCCTCTTCCTGGCCAAGGCCGTCGATGGAGTCTACGACTCTGATCCGCGCGTCAACCCGGACGCCCAGCTCCACAAGGAGATCACCCACCGTGAGGTCATCGAGAAGGGGCTGAAGGTCGCCGACGCCACCGCCTTCAGTCTCTGCATGGACAACGACATGCCGATCCTCGTGTTCAACCTGCTCACCGAGGGCAACATCGCCCGTGCGGTGCGCGGCGAAAAACTCGGCACTCTGGTCGCCTAA
- a CDS encoding DUF2631 domain-containing protein, giving the protein MASTASHKKEPEIYDGVSTEDVPSAGWGWSELSRPAIQITGWISVFIMLAFLFGNHEGHVETIWILVLTALIAIGLLLFAFEPKWSQTRTLTGHNKPVGHVEPDWTYDQKTLSGAYSTLSDSQLRSMNIDPARVQHLRATPGLTEGTVQSTANLDAGRSGAAEGVKDTFR; this is encoded by the coding sequence GTGGCATCGACCGCGTCCCACAAGAAGGAACCCGAGATTTACGACGGCGTCTCCACGGAGGATGTTCCGTCCGCCGGCTGGGGCTGGAGCGAACTGTCCCGCCCCGCGATTCAGATCACCGGCTGGATCAGCGTGTTCATCATGCTCGCCTTCCTCTTCGGCAACCATGAGGGCCACGTCGAGACCATCTGGATCCTCGTCCTCACCGCCTTGATCGCCATCGGGCTGCTGCTCTTCGCCTTCGAGCCGAAGTGGAGCCAGACCCGCACCCTCACCGGCCACAACAAGCCGGTCGGCCACGTGGAGCCGGACTGGACCTACGACCAGAAGACGCTCTCCGGCGCCTACTCCACCCTGAGCGACTCGCAGCTGCGCTCGATGAACATCGATCCGGCCCGCGTCCAGCACCTGCGCGCGACCCCGGGCCTGACCGAGGGCACCGTCCAGTCCACCGCCAACCTGGACGCCGGCCGCTCCGGCGCCGCAGAAGGCGTCAAGGACACCTTCCGCTAA
- the rpsB gene encoding 30S ribosomal protein S2: MAVVTMRELLDAGVHFGHQTRRWNPKMRRFIFTDRNGIYIIDLQQTLTYIDQAYEFVKATVAHGGHILFVGTKKQAQEAVRDEAERVGMPYVNHRWLGGMLTNFQTVSKRLKRLHELRAMDEAEDGYKGRGKKEILMLTRERTKLERVLGGISDMTKTPSALWIVDTNKEHIAVNEAHKLNIPVVAILDTNCDPDVVDFPIPGNDDAIRSVKVLSKIIGEAVIEGKRAREERQLAAAKEAAGDTDEKATAEAEAAAEAVAAADAEAAAPAETESREKAEDIAETVAPNEEAVPPQAEAPATEQ, translated from the coding sequence ATGGCAGTCGTAACCATGCGCGAACTCCTCGACGCCGGCGTCCACTTCGGACACCAGACCCGTCGTTGGAACCCGAAGATGCGTCGTTTCATCTTCACCGACCGCAACGGCATCTACATCATCGACCTGCAGCAGACGCTGACCTACATCGATCAGGCCTACGAGTTCGTCAAGGCCACCGTCGCCCACGGCGGCCACATCCTGTTCGTCGGCACCAAGAAGCAGGCGCAGGAAGCCGTCCGCGACGAGGCTGAGCGCGTCGGCATGCCGTACGTCAACCACCGTTGGCTCGGCGGCATGCTGACCAACTTCCAGACCGTCTCCAAGCGTCTGAAGCGTCTGCACGAGCTGCGCGCCATGGACGAGGCGGAGGACGGCTACAAGGGTCGCGGCAAGAAGGAAATCCTGATGCTGACCCGCGAGCGCACCAAGCTCGAGCGCGTTCTCGGCGGCATCTCCGACATGACCAAGACGCCGTCCGCCCTGTGGATCGTCGACACCAACAAGGAGCACATCGCCGTCAACGAGGCGCACAAGCTCAACATCCCGGTCGTCGCCATCCTGGACACCAACTGCGACCCGGACGTCGTCGACTTCCCGATCCCGGGCAACGACGACGCCATCCGCTCCGTCAAGGTCCTCAGCAAGATCATCGGCGAGGCCGTCATCGAGGGCAAGCGCGCCCGCGAGGAGCGTCAGCTGGCCGCGGCCAAGGAAGCCGCCGGCGACACCGACGAGAAGGCCACCGCAGAGGCTGAGGCCGCTGCCGAGGCCGTCGCCGCCGCCGACGCTGAGGCCGCCGCCCCGGCGGAGACCGAGTCCCGCGAGAAGGCCGAGGACATCGCTGAGACCGTTGCCCCGAACGAAGAGGCTGTCCCGCCTCAGGCCGAGGCTCCGGCCACCGAGCAGTAA
- a CDS encoding tyrosine recombinase XerC, translating into MGEHETTSLDGSDGSRNRQMVEAIEDFAEHQSLVLGRSPATVKSYRSDLLDMAEHIPTFTQFTINKLRSWLGRSVAQGKARSTLARRTAAVRAFSKWALRRGHISADAAARLATPKLGRNLPSVLTADDAESVVTRPLAADGPAEPEALRDAAMLELLYATGMRVAELCGLDLGDVDLDRGHARVTGKGNKQRVVPFGASAADAVKQWLAHGRSPLVSANTTGDAYQALFLGARGGRIDQRQVRRIVDKIAAETGTGDLTPHGLRHSAATHLLEGGADLRVVQELLGHSSLQTTQLYTHVSAERLKEVFKQAHPRA; encoded by the coding sequence ATGGGCGAGCACGAGACGACGTCGCTGGACGGATCCGACGGATCCCGCAACCGGCAGATGGTGGAAGCGATCGAAGATTTCGCGGAACATCAGTCACTGGTTCTCGGCCGTTCCCCAGCCACGGTGAAAAGTTATCGCTCGGACTTGCTCGACATGGCGGAGCACATCCCCACCTTCACACAGTTCACGATCAACAAACTTCGCTCCTGGCTGGGCCGTTCCGTCGCACAAGGCAAGGCGCGGTCCACGCTGGCCCGCCGGACCGCCGCGGTGCGGGCGTTTTCCAAGTGGGCGCTGCGCCGGGGGCACATCTCCGCCGACGCCGCGGCCCGGTTGGCCACGCCCAAACTGGGCCGCAACCTTCCTTCGGTGCTCACCGCGGATGACGCTGAAAGCGTGGTCACCCGCCCGTTGGCCGCCGACGGCCCCGCCGAACCCGAGGCCTTGCGCGACGCCGCGATGTTGGAGCTGCTGTACGCCACCGGCATGCGCGTCGCCGAACTCTGCGGACTCGACCTGGGCGACGTGGACCTTGACCGGGGCCATGCCCGGGTCACCGGCAAAGGCAACAAGCAACGCGTCGTCCCCTTCGGCGCCTCCGCCGCCGACGCCGTCAAGCAGTGGCTCGCACATGGGCGCAGCCCGCTGGTCTCCGCCAACACCACCGGGGACGCCTACCAGGCTCTGTTCTTGGGCGCCCGCGGCGGGCGCATAGATCAGCGCCAGGTGCGCCGCATCGTCGACAAGATCGCCGCGGAAACCGGGACCGGGGACCTCACCCCGCACGGGTTGCGGCATTCCGCGGCCACCCATCTGTTGGAGGGCGGCGCCGATCTGCGCGTGGTCCAGGAGCTGCTGGGGCACTCCTCCCTGCAGACCACCCAGCTCTACACCCATGTCTCCGCCGAGCGGCTCAAGGAAGTGTTCAAGCAGGCGCATCCGCGGGCTTAA
- a CDS encoding phosphatidate cytidylyltransferase, giving the protein MGVADGPDASRVGRIGLFRRSRSGQGNPDDLPKPKKSAGRNLPVAIAVGAALAAVVLLSVWIGPVAWYPLVAVAMGFAMWEVLGQLRDKGYRLPMWRMIALGQAIVWISWPFGATGVVAVFALSAMVAMFSQLFRYGRKAPPQNYLRDTATAVFILAWIPLFGSFAAMLSLFESNGVPGGLYIITFMLCVVASDTGGYTAGVMFGTHPMAPAISPKKTWEGFAGSLVAGVLAGALAFQFLIHEPWWLGLVFGALLVVASSLGDLVESQFKRELGIKDMSGLLPGHGGFMDRLDGMLPSAAVTWIFFTLVVL; this is encoded by the coding sequence ATGGGCGTAGCCGATGGCCCCGACGCCTCCCGCGTCGGCCGCATCGGGCTTTTCCGCCGATCGCGCTCAGGACAGGGCAACCCCGACGATCTGCCCAAGCCGAAAAAATCGGCCGGCCGTAACCTGCCCGTCGCCATCGCGGTGGGCGCCGCCCTCGCCGCGGTGGTGCTGCTGTCGGTGTGGATCGGACCCGTCGCCTGGTACCCGCTCGTGGCCGTGGCCATGGGTTTCGCCATGTGGGAAGTCTTGGGTCAGCTGCGGGACAAGGGTTACCGCCTGCCCATGTGGCGGATGATCGCCCTCGGCCAGGCCATCGTCTGGATTTCCTGGCCCTTCGGGGCGACCGGCGTGGTGGCGGTCTTCGCGCTGTCGGCGATGGTGGCGATGTTCAGCCAGCTCTTCCGCTACGGTCGCAAAGCCCCGCCGCAGAATTACCTGCGCGACACCGCCACGGCCGTGTTCATCCTCGCCTGGATTCCGCTCTTCGGCTCTTTCGCGGCGATGCTGTCGTTGTTCGAGTCGAACGGCGTCCCCGGCGGGCTGTACATCATCACTTTCATGCTGTGCGTCGTGGCGTCGGACACCGGCGGATACACGGCCGGCGTGATGTTCGGCACCCACCCGATGGCCCCGGCCATCAGTCCGAAGAAAACCTGGGAGGGCTTCGCCGGCTCTCTTGTCGCCGGGGTGCTCGCCGGGGCACTGGCATTTCAGTTCCTCATCCACGAGCCCTGGTGGCTGGGCCTCGTGTTCGGTGCGCTGCTGGTCGTCGCCTCGAGCCTGGGAGACCTGGTGGAGTCACAGTTCAAACGCGAGCTGGGCATCAAGGACATGTCTGGCCTGTTGCCGGGGCACGGCGGTTTCATGGACCGGCTGGACGGGATGTTGCCGTCGGCGGCCGTCACCTGGATCTTTTTCACCCTCGTCGTCCTCTGA
- a CDS encoding M23 family metallopeptidase, whose amino-acid sequence MHRLPHPVALALLLAAALTVTTAPLLAHAYIDPSTGDSRATGVLRPADIPERNWHRGHRGVDLALAVGEDVLAAEDGTVAFAGVVAGTPSVSVDHADGVRTSYLPVHARVTEGERVTAGQVIGTLAAPVSGHDGLHWGARTGPDVYLNPLSLLESPTIRLKPVS is encoded by the coding sequence ATGCACCGACTTCCGCACCCCGTCGCCCTGGCCCTGTTGCTCGCCGCCGCGTTGACGGTGACGACCGCTCCCCTTCTCGCCCACGCCTACATCGACCCGAGCACCGGCGATTCCCGCGCCACCGGGGTGCTGCGCCCGGCGGACATCCCGGAACGCAACTGGCATCGCGGGCACCGTGGCGTGGATCTGGCGCTGGCCGTCGGCGAGGACGTGCTCGCCGCGGAAGACGGAACCGTCGCCTTCGCCGGGGTCGTCGCGGGCACCCCTTCGGTCTCCGTGGATCACGCCGACGGGGTGCGCACCAGTTACCTGCCGGTCCACGCCCGGGTGACGGAAGGCGAGCGCGTCACCGCCGGGCAAGTGATCGGCACGTTGGCCGCTCCGGTCAGCGGCCACGACGGCCTGCACTGGGGCGCGCGCACCGGCCCGGACGTCTACCTCAACCCGTTATCGTTGCTCGAATCCCCCACGATTCGCCTCAAGCCCGTGTCTTAA
- a CDS encoding YifB family Mg chelatase-like AAA ATPase: protein MALGSTLTTALDGVAARPVTVEANIGPGLPGIHVVGLGDASVRESRDRIRTAVANARLDWPKTKIVISMSPAAMPKSGSHFDLPISLAVLSARHPGAAHRLAEALVLGELGLDGSVRPVTGVLPALLTARRRGIRTVLIPPGNAAEAALVDDVDVRCVPSLAAAWDWATGVGELPAARPARRTTPTPPGLGDFADVAGQQEARFATEIAAAGAHHMLMIGPPGSGKSMIAQRLPGVLPALTGHQAVEATAIHSVAGAMEPVVHRPPFIAPHHSVTRSALLGGGSGNPRPGAISLAHHGVLFLDEASEIPARTLDSLRTPLEHGRVKLSRARNEVMFPAQFQLILAANPCRCGAEEPAACRCTAKERATYLANLSGPLRDRLDIGVRMHSAGAVLRTEGAEDSAAIAERVAQARERSCLRWSRHGLGVEANAHVESSYLRRHAPADDAAMALLGAYLAAGDVSQRGVDRALKVAWSICDVEGGATPTLDHVARAVELRAGTAVEVPA from the coding sequence ATGGCGCTTGGTAGCACGCTCACGACCGCCCTCGACGGCGTCGCCGCCCGCCCCGTCACCGTCGAAGCCAACATCGGCCCCGGACTGCCCGGAATTCACGTCGTCGGCCTCGGCGACGCCTCCGTCCGTGAATCCCGCGACCGCATCCGCACCGCCGTGGCGAACGCCCGCCTGGACTGGCCCAAAACCAAGATCGTCATCTCCATGTCCCCGGCCGCGATGCCCAAGTCCGGCTCCCACTTCGATCTACCCATCTCGTTGGCGGTGCTCTCCGCCCGACACCCGGGCGCAGCCCACCGACTCGCCGAGGCGCTCGTGCTCGGGGAGCTGGGCCTCGACGGCTCCGTCCGGCCCGTCACCGGGGTGCTGCCCGCACTGCTCACCGCCCGGCGCCGCGGCATCCGCACCGTGCTCATCCCGCCCGGCAACGCCGCCGAAGCGGCCTTGGTCGACGACGTGGACGTGCGCTGCGTGCCCAGCCTCGCCGCCGCCTGGGACTGGGCCACCGGGGTAGGCGAGCTGCCCGCCGCCCGCCCCGCCCGTCGCACGACGCCCACCCCGCCCGGACTGGGCGACTTCGCCGACGTCGCCGGCCAGCAGGAAGCCCGCTTCGCCACCGAAATCGCCGCCGCCGGCGCCCACCACATGCTCATGATCGGCCCGCCCGGCTCCGGAAAATCCATGATCGCCCAGCGCCTGCCCGGCGTCCTGCCCGCCCTCACCGGCCACCAGGCGGTTGAAGCCACCGCCATCCACTCCGTCGCCGGCGCCATGGAACCCGTCGTCCACCGCCCGCCATTTATTGCCCCGCACCATTCCGTCACCCGCTCCGCACTGCTCGGCGGCGGCTCCGGCAACCCCCGACCCGGCGCGATCAGCCTCGCCCACCACGGGGTGCTCTTCCTCGACGAGGCCTCTGAAATCCCTGCCCGCACCCTCGACAGCCTGCGCACCCCGCTGGAGCACGGCCGCGTCAAACTCAGCCGGGCCCGCAACGAAGTGATGTTCCCCGCCCAGTTCCAGCTCATCCTCGCGGCCAACCCGTGCCGGTGCGGGGCGGAGGAACCCGCGGCCTGTCGCTGCACCGCCAAGGAACGCGCCACGTATCTGGCGAACCTGTCCGGGCCGTTGCGCGACCGGCTCGACATCGGGGTGCGGATGCATTCCGCCGGCGCGGTCCTGCGCACCGAGGGCGCCGAAGATTCCGCCGCCATCGCGGAACGGGTGGCGCAGGCCCGGGAACGCTCCTGCCTGCGGTGGTCGCGCCACGGCCTGGGGGTCGAGGCCAACGCCCACGTCGAGTCGTCCTACCTGCGCCGGCACGCCCCGGCGGACGACGCCGCCATGGCCCTGCTCGGCGCTTACCTGGCCGCCGGCGACGTCAGCCAGCGCGGCGTGGACCGGGCGCTGAAAGTGGCCTGGAGCATCTGCGACGTAGAGGGCGGCGCAACGCCCACCCTCGACCACGTGGCCCGGGCCGTGGAACTGCGCGCCGGGACGGCAGTGGAGGTGCCGGCATGA